CAGCAGCGTGAGCAGTGCGGGGCCGCCGATGCCGGTGAGCCAGCCCCACAGGACGCGGGAGCGGCCAAGGTGTGCGCGCCGGGCCACCGGCAGGCCGCGTCCCTTGCCCGCCTCGTCGTGCGTGATCAGGTGGACGTCCAGGTCGGGCCCCGAATCGCGGGCCACCGTGGCCCCGACGCCGGGCCCGAAGACGTACTGCCAGCTCTTGCGGCGGGACACACCGAGGACGATCTGGGTGGCGTTCACGCCGCGTGCGAAGTCGAGTAGCGCCACGGGGATGTCGTCGCCGACGACGTGGTGGAAGGTGCCGCCGAGGTCCTCCACCAGGGTGCGCTGGACTGCCAGTTCCTTGGGCGAGGCGGAGGTGAGTCCGTCGCTGCGGGAGATGTAGACGGCCAGCACCTCGCCGCCGGCGCCCTTCTCCGCCAGTCGCGTGGCCCGGCGGATCAGGGTGCGGCCCTCGGGGCCGCCGGTCAGTCCGACCACGATCCGCTCGCGCGAGCCCCAGATCTTCGAGACCCGGTGCTGGCTGCGGTACTCGTTCAGGTACTCGTCGACCCGGTCGGCCACCCACAGCAGCGCCAGCTCGCGCAGCGCGGTCAGGTTGCCGGGCCGGAAGTAGTTGGACAGGGCTGCATCCACCTTGTCCGGCTTGTAGATGTTGCCGTGCGCCATGCGGCGGCGCAGCGCGGGCGGTGACATGTCGACCAGTTCGATCTGGTCCGCGCGGCGCACCACCTCGTCCGGGACGGTCTCCTTCTGCCGGACGTCGGTTATCGACTCGACGACGTCACCGAGGGACTCCAGGTGCTGGATGTTGACCGTGGAGACGACGTCGATCCCGGCCGCGAGCAGCTCTTCGACGTCCTGCCACCGCTTGGCGTTGCGCGAGCCGGGGATGTTGGTGTGGGGCAGCTCGTCGACGAGGGCCACCGCGGGACGCCGGGCGAGCACGGCATCCACGTCCATCTCGGTGAAGACGCCGCCGCGGTATTCGAGCTCCTTGCGCGGCACCTCCTCCAGGCCGTGCAGCATCACCTCGGTGCGGGGCCGGTTGTGGTGCTCGACGAAGGCCACGACGCAGTCGGTGCCCCGCTCGATACGGCGGTGCGCCTCGGACAGCATCGCGTACGTCTTGCCGACGCCCGGTGCCGCGCCGAGATAAATCCGTAGCTTGCCGCGTGCCATCGTCTCGCCTCTGCGGTCGTGTGCGGTGAGGAGCATGGTGAGAGCGTCATGACTCGAAGCGGTAGCCCATTCCCGGCTCGGTGATCAGATAGCGCGGGTGGGCGGGGTCAGCTTCGAGCTTGCGCCTCAGCTGCGCCATATAGACCCGAAGATAGTTGGTCTTGCTTCCGTAGGAGGGGCCCCAGACCTCCTGGAGCAGCTGCTTCTGTGTGACGAGGCGCCCGGGGCTGCAGACCAGGATTTCCAGCAGATGCCACTCCGTCGGGGTGAGGCGTACGTCGCGTCCGCCGCGGGTCGCCTTCTTGGCCAGCAGGTCGACCGTGAAGCCGTCCGTGGTGACCACGGTCGTCTCGGGGGCCAGCGGCAGGGCCTCGGTGCGACGCACGGCGGCGCGCAGCCGGGCCAGGAGTTCGTCCATGCTGAACGGCTTGGTAATGTAGTCGTCGGCGCCCGCGTCGAGGGCTGCGACCTTCTCCTCGGACGCGCGACGTGCGGACAGGACCAGGACGGGCACCCGGGTCCAGCCGCGCAGCGCTTTGATCACCTCGACGCCGTCCATGTCGGGCAGACCGAGGTCGAGCACCACCACGTCGGGCTGGCGCGCGGCGGCCAGCCGGAGCGCGGTGGCGCCGTCCGGCGCCGCGTCCACTCCGTAATGCCGGGCCTGCATGTTGATCACAAGGGCTCGTACGAGCTGTGGATCGTCCTCCACCACCAGCACCCGGGTCATCGGCGTGCGGCCTTCCTGTCATCGGTGGGGTCAGGGCCTTCGAGTCGGCGGCGGGAGCCGGCGGGGCGGGGATTCCCAGCCCAGCCCCGCCGGCTCCCAGTCGTCTCTGCCGCTAACGCCATCAGTTCCTGGCCAGTTCCTTGAGCGCGATGTTGAGTTCGAGGACGTTGACCGTCGGCTCGCCAAGGAACCCGGCCGTGCGGCCGTCGGTGTGGTCCTTCACCAGCTTTTGGACCTGCGCGACCGTCAGACCGTTGTGCTCGGCCACCCGCTTGACCTGGATGTCCGCGTACTCCTTGGAGATGTCCGGGTCGATTGCCGAGGCGGAGCCGGTGACCGCGTCCTTGGGGACCTCGGACTGCGGTACGTCGTTGAACTCGGCGACCTGTTTCTTGGCCGCCTTGACGTTCTTGACGAGGGTCGGGTCACTGGCGCCGAGCTGGCTGGAGCCGGTGGACAGCGGGTCGTAGCCGCTGTTGGAGGGGCGGCCCTGGAACCACTTCGGGTCCGGCTTGTCGGTTCCCTTGATGTTCCAGCTCTGGCCGATCAGCTTGGAGCCGACCTCCTTGCCGTCGACCTTCACCATCGAGCCGTTGGCCTTGTCGTGGAAGGCGAGTTGTCCGATGCCGGTCACCACCAGCGGATAGATGACACCGGTCACGACCGTGAGGACGAGCAGCATGCGCAGCGCCGCCCACACCATGCGCCCGGTGTTGACTACGGAGTTGTTCATGCTGATCAGCCGATTCCGGGGATGAGGGAGATGAGCAGGTCGATGATCTTGATGCCGATGAAGGGGGCGATCAGTCCGCCGATGCCGTAGATCCCGAGGTTGCGCCGCAGCATCTTGTCGGCGCTCATCGGCCGGTACTGCACACCCCGCAGGGCGAGCGGCACGAGGGCGATGATGATCAGCGCGTTGAAGATGACGGCGGACAGGATCGCGGAGTCCGGTGAGGACAGGCCCATGATGTTGAGCTTGTCCAGGCCCGGGTAGACCGCCGCGAACAGCGCCGGGATGATCGCGAAGTACTTCGCCACGTCGTTGGCGATCGAGAACGTCGTCAACGCACCCCTGGTGATGAGCAGTTGCTTGCCGATCTCGACGATCTCGATGAGCTTCGTCGGGTTGGAGTCGAGGTCGACCATGTTGCCGGCTTCCTTCGCGGCCGACGTACCCGTGTTCATCGCCACCCCGACGTCCGCCTGCGCGAGCGCCGGCGCGTCGTTCGTGCCGTCACCCGTCATCGCGACGAGCTTGCCGCCCGCCTGCTCCCGCTTGATGAGCGCCATCTTGTCCTCGGGAGTGGCCTCCGCGAGGAAGTCGTCGACACCTGCCTCGTCCGCGATCGCCTTGGCCGTCAGCGGGTTGTCGCCCGTGATCATGACGGTCTTGATGCCCATGCGGCGCAGCTCGTCGAACCGCTCCCGCATGCCTTCCTTGACGACATCCTTGAGGTGGATTACCCCCAGGATGCGAGCACCGGCGGTGTCTTCGACGGCGACGAGCAGCGGTGTGCCGCCCGCCTCAGAAATCCGGTTGGACAGGGTGTCGGCGTCGCCGGACACCTCGCCGCCCTCCTCCCGCACCCAGGCGATGACCGAACCGGCCGCGCCCTTGCGCACCTTGCGAGCGGCGCCGTTCTCGGTGAGGTCCACGCCCGACATGCGGGTCTGGGCAGTGAAGGCGATCCACTCAGCCTGCGCCAGCTCGCCCTGGTGACGCTCGCGCAGGCCGTACTTCTCCTTCGCCAGGACGACGATCGAGCGGCCCTCGGGCGTCTCATCGGCCAGCGAGGAGAGCTGGGCGGCATCGGCCACCTCGGCCTCCGTCGTACCCGTCACCGGCACAAACTCCGACGCCTGACGGTTGCCGAGCGTGATAGTGCCGGTCTTGTCCAGCAACAGGGTCGACACATCGCCCGCCGCCTCGACCGCCCGGCCGGACATGGCCAGTACGTTGCGCTGCACCAGCCGGTCCATGCCAGCGATGCCGATCGCGGAGAGCAGCGCGCCGATCGTGGTCGGGATGAGACAGACGAGCAGAGCCACCAGCACGACCATCGTGAGGTGCGTGCCCGCGTAGTTCGCGAACGGCGGCAGGGTCGCCACCGCGAGCAGGAAGACGATGGTGAGGGACGCAAGCAGGATGTTCAGCGCGATCTCGTTCGGCGTCTTCTGTCGGGCCGCGCCCTCGACCAGGGCGATCATGCGGTCGATGAAGGTCTCGCCGGGCTTCGTCGTGATCTTGATGACGATGCGGTCGGAGAGGACCTTCGTGCCCCCGGTGACGGCACTGCGGTCGCCACCGGACTCGCGGATGACCGGCGCCGACTCGCCCGTGATCGCGGACTCGTCCACGGACGCCACGCCCTCGACGACGTCACCGTCGCCGGGAATGATGTCTCCTGCCTCGCAGACGACCAGGTCGCCGATGGTCAGCTCGGTGCCGGGCACCTGCTCCTCGCTCGTGCCGTCTTTGGACAGCCTCCGCGCCACCGTGTCGGTCTTGGCCTTGCGCAGGGTGTCCGCCTGCGCCTTGCCACGGCCCTCGGCCACCGCCTCCGCCAGGTTCGCGAAGACCACCGTCAGCCACAGCCAGGCGCTGATCGCCCACCCGAACCAGTCGCCCGGGTCCTTGAAGGAGAACACCGTCGTCAGCACCGAGCCGACCAACACCACGAACATCACAGGGGACTTGACCATCACCCGCGGGTCGAGCTTGCGGACGGCGTCCGGAAGCGACTTCAGCAGCTGCTTCGGGTCGA
This is a stretch of genomic DNA from Streptomyces sp. NBC_00285. It encodes these proteins:
- the kdpB gene encoding potassium-transporting ATPase subunit KdpB; translation: MTADIKKQEDSMSTVTPTRAPHSDVPTGHKEEGRVGAGLFDPKQLLKSLPDAVRKLDPRVMVKSPVMFVVLVGSVLTTVFSFKDPGDWFGWAISAWLWLTVVFANLAEAVAEGRGKAQADTLRKAKTDTVARRLSKDGTSEEQVPGTELTIGDLVVCEAGDIIPGDGDVVEGVASVDESAITGESAPVIRESGGDRSAVTGGTKVLSDRIVIKITTKPGETFIDRMIALVEGAARQKTPNEIALNILLASLTIVFLLAVATLPPFANYAGTHLTMVVLVALLVCLIPTTIGALLSAIGIAGMDRLVQRNVLAMSGRAVEAAGDVSTLLLDKTGTITLGNRQASEFVPVTGTTEAEVADAAQLSSLADETPEGRSIVVLAKEKYGLRERHQGELAQAEWIAFTAQTRMSGVDLTENGAARKVRKGAAGSVIAWVREEGGEVSGDADTLSNRISEAGGTPLLVAVEDTAGARILGVIHLKDVVKEGMRERFDELRRMGIKTVMITGDNPLTAKAIADEAGVDDFLAEATPEDKMALIKREQAGGKLVAMTGDGTNDAPALAQADVGVAMNTGTSAAKEAGNMVDLDSNPTKLIEIVEIGKQLLITRGALTTFSIANDVAKYFAIIPALFAAVYPGLDKLNIMGLSSPDSAILSAVIFNALIIIALVPLALRGVQYRPMSADKMLRRNLGIYGIGGLIAPFIGIKIIDLLISLIPGIG
- a CDS encoding response regulator, translated to MTRVLVVEDDPQLVRALVINMQARHYGVDAAPDGATALRLAAARQPDVVVLDLGLPDMDGVEVIKALRGWTRVPVLVLSARRASEEKVAALDAGADDYITKPFSMDELLARLRAAVRRTEALPLAPETTVVTTDGFTVDLLAKKATRGGRDVRLTPTEWHLLEILVCSPGRLVTQKQLLQEVWGPSYGSKTNYLRVYMAQLRRKLEADPAHPRYLITEPGMGYRFES
- the kdpC gene encoding potassium-transporting ATPase subunit KdpC gives rise to the protein MNNSVVNTGRMVWAALRMLLVLTVVTGVIYPLVVTGIGQLAFHDKANGSMVKVDGKEVGSKLIGQSWNIKGTDKPDPKWFQGRPSNSGYDPLSTGSSQLGASDPTLVKNVKAAKKQVAEFNDVPQSEVPKDAVTGSASAIDPDISKEYADIQVKRVAEHNGLTVAQVQKLVKDHTDGRTAGFLGEPTVNVLELNIALKELARN